The nucleotide sequence GAGAACTGGGATTGTTTTCACTTGTTCAATTTTGATTCATCACTTTCTTCTCTAGTTTTGTAGCATGGCTCATTAGTTTATTAAATTGATGTATGTTTATATCATCTTTATACGTGTATAATGTGACCAAAAATTTATAATTGTAGGAACCAGCAATAGATACAATGAAGGAGATTGAAGCCTTTTTGTCAGCAAATCCATCTGAGATTGTCACTGTAATCTTAGAAGATTATGTTAAAGCTCCAAATGGATTAACAAAGGTCTTCAATGATTCAGGTTTGTTGAAGTATTGGTTTCCAGTTTCAAGAATGCCCCAGAATGGCCAGGACTGGCCTCTGGTTAGTGACATGGTAGCTAGCAACCAACGTCTCATTGTCTTCACTTCTGTCAAATCCAAACAAGAATTGGAAGGGATAGCCTACCAATGGAACTTCATGGTTGAAAACCAATGTAAGATATAAgtttctcttcttttaaatAAAAAGCATTGCTTGAATGGTAGCGGTATCAGTAATGCAGAATAACTTGCAATACTATGTTATGATGCCTACATACATAATAATTTTAGGAATGTTAATATGACCTTTATGTATGAAtgtaaagggggagaagaatgtAAGGGATATATTAAGGTGGATTTCTTTGAAGTTAGAGAATTGCCAACCAAGTCTTATATTGTCAACAGGAAATGCATCCAAACCTTTTCTTATTCCTGCATGTAACTACTTTTGAACCTTTATGACAAATAAGTCTGCTTTTTAGATTATGTTAAAATTAGTAAAACCTTGATGATAACAGCAGCCCATAAATTGTTTTCTGAAGTTCCAGATACTTTTAAATGCAATGTTGCTAATGCTAATTCTCCTAATTATTTTGAATTATAACATTGATAGTGTTTTACAACACTCATTTGGAGGTACCTCAACTAAATTCTATATGATGATTATTTAGATGGTGATGATGGAATGAAAGCTGGGAGCTGCTTTAATCGTGCAGAATCTTCTCCACTTAATGAGACAAGCAAGTCACTCGTTCTGGTTAACTATTTTCGATCAATACCGGTGAAGTTAACAGCATGTGTACAGAATTCAGCAGACCTCATAGGCATGCTCAATACATGCTATCATGCAGCTGCCAACAGATGGGCCAACTTTGTGGCTGTTGATTACTACAAGGTACATGCATGAATGTGTTCATGCTACTGTTTAATTGTAGTAGTACTGAGAGTTCATGGAGCCATGACCCTGCAAATCAAGTTTCAGTAAAGGCATGCTCACAAGTTAATTTTGTGGGTTGCTGCAGTGTTTGCAATATTATTCACACAAAAATGGCAAGATTTGTATAAATACAGCCATCCAAGTTTTATCCTTTGTTTCAGTAATTGGGTGGAAAATAGCATTTAATGTGCTCTTTATCAATCATAAAGGAACATGATTTTGATggttttattaagaaatttataTCAGAAAATTGTCTTAAGCTTTagttttgattccttttacttCACTGTCTTATTTGTATTGAGTACTTTTAGTAATGTCCTTggaattttattatattcaaagGAGATTACGAAGAATTCTGAGGATTCAAATTGCATTGATTTCAGAGAAGCGAAGGAGGAGGAGCATTTCAAGCAACAGACATGCTTAATGGGAGGTTGCTGTGTGGATGTGACGATGTCCATACTTGTGTGGTAAGATCACCTGTTTCCATTCGTGTCCTGAACTCCTAACCTTGATACCTAGATTGAAAGGAAGATAAGAGCTTCGATAATAAAGTCTAACAGAATGAAGTATTAATATTATTTGTCCTATTTACTGCTACTGGTTAAGTTACTGCTCAGGTTTGTCTTGCTAGTAATCTAGTAGATGCTATGACTGGAAAAATGGATTTCATCTTTGTTAAACAAGATTGATGAAGGAACAACAATGGCTTCTGTATCTCTTCACCACAAGCTTCATATAAACATATTTGCATTCCTTTATTCATTTAGatcactctttctctctccctacTCTCCTTCCTTGCGGGCACGTGGTCATCATTGTTTTCCCAATGTGTTACATCATGATGGCAAAATACGGAAAAAAAGCCCTGACTTTGATATCATCATCTcttgagagagagatagagggagagaggagagagacttTCATATAGTTATCAATTGCTTCCCTTTCAACATCTTTCCACCCTGCAAATAGTTCCTTTGTGTCATTTGTTGCTGGTTCTATTGAGGCTACATACGGAAATGCTCCAATAAAATGAACAAGCCCAGGCAATGGAAAGAGCTGGATATTGTAAAACCTTTTGGTCATGTCTTTTGATAGTCCTTGGTAATCAGATCATTGTCTCTTCTTGTGTCATTTATACTTGCAAAGTGCTCGCACATATTTAGTAGCTTTTATATTCAAGATTGAAGAATAGATATTGAACGTAATTTTTCTACAACAGTGTGGTTGTCGGTGTTAGCAATCcacccaaaagcttaagctgataggagGATGGGTCCATGAGTATTTTAAGGCTACCTGAACTCTCTTTCCTATCCAATGCGTGACTATCCCACTCTTCAACATTCCCCGCTGTAGAGAAGCTGCAAGATGAAATCTGAAAAAGGGCGACAGGAAAACAAGAGGAAGCATGAGCAAAATGGTTCATGGTATTGGAACTTAAGCTCTCGTACCACATTAACAATTCAAGCCAAAAGcaaagcttaagcttttgggttcTAGTGGTTaattaacatggtatcagagccaaaggTCATGGGTTCAAATCCCTGTTCAAGCTTATTTTGcccatatatttttttgagcCTTTCATTCTCTCGACTTGTTCCTAGTTGAGTCTTCCTTGACTTGTTcttatattgagttattcttgaCTCGTTCATCCTTTTACGTATGTGGTCAGGCCGCACATGAGAGGGATATTAAGGTTTCATATACATTGTTGATCCCTTCCCtaatagcttaagcttttgagaTCAAGTGGTTAGTTAACAATTAGATCATAACTCAAGTGTGTTTAATATATAAGGAAATGAAATTGTGTTGAGTTACAACTAACCTCTATGTCAGCCATGACCAACAACCCTGTCTCCATGTTTTAGCAATAAACTTTTGAGGAAAGGCTGAATTCTATCGCTATAGTTCACATCCTTCTTCACAACTTCCACCTTTACTATTTTATTTTAGGTCTTCACATATTCTTGACCTTACATGGCCAACTCATGCTGCATAACAAAAGTTTACTGGTGAACCAAGTACCtggtatttttttattaaaggttGTCTCATAGTTCACTTCATTCATGATGTTTTGTAAAATAATTCTGTTTCCCGACTTTGGTCCTTAAGAATTTTCAAACTGAAAGGGGACCCATGAAGCAGTGAAGAAATGCAAAATTCTCTCCGTttcaaagttaaaaaaaaaaggaaatgcaGATTTCTCTTCGCCATGTCTAAAATGTCACATATCTGTTACTTCAAATAATCTAACAGGAGCTAATGCAATTTGGATAATGTGGGTAGAACTGAAGAATCATTTTCATATTTTACTTCAAGCAATAGAGACTGTTCTATTTTTAACAAATCTCTTTCCTCCTCTTGCTTTAGCAGCCTGGATCCACCTCTGGAGCATGCACTCCTCCATGATGGTAATGGTGGCAACTACTCCTTTACATGAAAGGAGGGAGCATGGCTTGCAAAAACAACCCCTTCATACCGAATTGTTGTAGCATAAAATGATGCTCATGTGAAACATTTCTGTTTTCCTTGTCTTTCATCACTCTTCTCATTATTTCACAAGCATGACCAATTGGGCTTGTGAgtgtcatttatcaatgatgaaGTGTATATGATGCACAAGATGTCTCTATACAAAAAGTGTAGAGCTCTAGCTA is from Phoenix dactylifera cultivar Barhee BC4 chromosome 6, palm_55x_up_171113_PBpolish2nd_filt_p, whole genome shotgun sequence and encodes:
- the LOC103696105 gene encoding PI-PLC X domain-containing protein At5g67130-like isoform X4, producing the protein MCSVNDHQPIQASGEPSHTGVPRVTFNNQEDSVTQQLNNGVRALMLDTYDFDDDVWLCHSNGGKCHDFTAFEPAIDTMKEIEAFLSANPSEIVTVILEDYVKAPNGLTKVFNDSGLLKYWFPVSRMPQNGQDWPLVSDMVASNQRLIVFTSVKSKQELEGIAYQWNFMVENQYGDDGMKAGSCFNRAESSPLNETSKSLVLVNYFRSIPVKLTACVQNSADLIGMLNTCYHAAANRWANFVAVDYYKRSEGGGAFQATDMLNGRLLCGCDDVHTCVQPGSTSGACTPP
- the LOC103696105 gene encoding PI-PLC X domain-containing protein At5g67130-like isoform X3 is translated as MRQSHFCQMGLLKILPLVICLAFLSVSTACSNGSCRLLDECSSDGDCESGLYCFSCPLGFLGSRCVRSTITNQFKLVNGVRALMLDTYDFDDDVWLCHSNGGKCHDFTAFEPAIDTMKEIEAFLSANPSEIVTVILEDYVKAPNGLTKVFNDSGLLKYWFPVSRMPQNGQDWPLVSDMVASNQRLIVFTSVKSKQELEGIAYQWNFMVENQYGDDGMKAGSCFNRAESSPLNETSKSLVLVNYFRSIPVKLTACVQNSADLIGMLNTCYHAAANRWANFVAVDYYKRSEGGGAFQATDMLNGRLLCGCDDVHTCVQPGSTSGACTPP
- the LOC103696105 gene encoding PI-PLC X domain-containing protein At5g67130-like isoform X1 yields the protein MRQSHFCQMGLLKILPLVICLAFLSVSTACSNGSCRLLDECSSDGDCESGLYCFSCPLGFLGSRCVRSTITNQFKLVNNSLPFNKYAYLTTHNSYAIEGEPSHTGVPRVTFNNQEDSVTQQLNNGVRALMLDTYDFDDDVWLCHSNGGKCHDFTAFEPAIDTMKEIEAFLSANPSEIVTVILEDYVKAPNGLTKVFNDSGLLKYWFPVSRMPQNGQDWPLVSDMVASNQRLIVFTSVKSKQELEGIAYQWNFMVENQYGDDGMKAGSCFNRAESSPLNETSKSLVLVNYFRSIPVKLTACVQNSADLIGMLNTCYHAAANRWANFVAVDYYKRSEGGGAFQATDMLNGRLLCGCDDVHTCVQPGSTSGACTPP
- the LOC103696105 gene encoding PI-PLC X domain-containing protein At5g67130-like isoform X2, which codes for MRQSHFCQMGLLKILPLVICLAFLSVSTACSNGSCRLLDECSSDGDCESGLYCFSCPLGFLGSRCVRSTITNQFKLVNNSLPFNKYAYLTTHNSYAIEGEPSHTGVPRVTFNNQEDSVTQQLNNGVRALMLDTYDFDDDVWLCHSNGGKCHDFTAFEPAIDTMKEIEAFLSANPSEIVTVILEDYVKAPNGLTKVFNDSGLLKYWFPVSRMPQNGQDWPLVSDMVASNQRLIVFTSVKSKQELEGIAYQWNFMVENQYGDDGMKAGSCFNRAESSPLNETSKSLVLVNYFRSIPVKLTACVQNSADLIGMLNTCYHAAANRWANFVAVDYYKRSEGGGAFQATDMLNGRLLCGCDDVHTCVPGSTSGACTPP